The Pseudomonas azotoformans genome has a segment encoding these proteins:
- a CDS encoding WGR domain-containing protein — translation MDPVIQPVTFTQLLQSHDGAAVPIDDVLFLALPLLRQVAQLHELGRVAQLGYLDVLQGPERTLQLRNPEGVPPRLALDAIKQVQPNPESALNVVGKVRLTRDSESGVAITDLQVQEDLHQAIDHPVFLPDLHSWEHRLGHHDEITDIFQLGQLLACLACGLDFADINDVKTFARHRRNLFQLNGRLNPVLANLIVEMTELNRHERATDVGSLARRLESWREQPASLDVERVLAQAEGPASRRTVVLEHLRNRLFDLSRRNRLLYFRPTQANVNLTVASVPLVMRIESIRPEALCTWQPTFGGFSEQVLSGKPVGLQQWLRFEDQTWLQASLERIIQETRRDRAEFGFSNLRLVVAFMRWHNLKDTPEERIVTPLLWLPVELSRKKGVRDQFVLQCDETEAEFNPVLRHQLRQLYDIQLPETVDLQKTSLEDIHADIARQIKLTEPGVELRLQSKPQIELIHQKAVQHLHHFQRRRARQRLSTPLVKPDFSYDREDFRPLGLQWFQQKVLPSELPLRLAVGAKPVLRNQHPQMVASSAENSTFALPENQGHRYAWDIDLTQVTLANFNYRKMSLVRDYAQLIDEPAQNEAFDRMFSIEPRDVEVQAPDPIPLPEQWNVVAGDATQNAAVSLARTGRNFIIQGPPGTGKSQTITNLIADYAGRGLRVLFVCEKRAALDVVFHRLQQSELGDLCCLIHDSQTDKKAFVGNLRECYERWIAGDAQSPQLQAQRDTLLAGLSQQLGLIERFEQAMTGVPESLACSVRELVRHLIELPPVVAKLPPEALERLPEWRHWQAQSELTGRVYQAIKERFGLDSFARHPFSRLASSLITHEHAYGQLKAFLDEASGLMDSVELFLESSSSLLSGNTRLADACVLTQAAEQLTSANLAAHLDLLEPGSSGSQALHAEQAALQALAVQQHNARESTHHWREKLAPQDTQAALELVQRLESSPLRWLQPSWWRLRGELQRRYDFSQHAIRPSLRSVLDNLAGEHRATAELHAEQQRLQSRYGIPDIDLFVHNLQALLQQLSASPLLRQWVESLRGNPDALPGVRQEASLRQPLARLAELVAQHCVFDLAPSLGELAEYLRDLREELDELPDTLPLLNELHQANPVCLAVVQQYALAQRALDGLIAQENLTRLYRANPQLARFDGPALSLAARQVSQAESNLLKGNAHVLSATLHQRFLEHVKQSAMSVTQLDAQAREFKKAYAKGRRELEHELGKTMRYRSIREMASGDSGRVINDLKPIWLMSPLSVSDTLPLTPDLFDVVIFDEASQIPSEEAVPALSRAQQVIVVGDEMQLPPTNFFSSAGDQDDNELIAMEDGEQIAINLDADSLLSQAARNLPATLLAWHYRSRHEALISFSNAAFYEGRLITIPDRRIERPAPAHAALDSTDTEAVIQGADTLLESPISFLKMSDGVYLSRSNLAEARYIANLVRELLQRETGLSLGIVAFSEAQQGAIEQALEDLASSDSAFATRLEREYVREDAGQFNGLFVKNLENVQGDERDVIILSICYAPGPNGKMLMNFGPINQRGGEKRLNVIFSRARKRMAIVSSIESEAITNTHNDGAAALRAFLQFAQASATGDAPRSQGILANLNPGAKQSFAVSLPKDHLRSALAAALRKRGHSVQEYVGRSQFRCDLAISDASGEHFSLGVLLDGDTAAATDVRERYIFRPTVLRSFGWKIIDVLSHDWLRDPEDVLNRIESLLRGEEAPALPEPEQVEESVEIEAESPVTAEATPLMREFTFGEGNSNKFWRIGVAEAEVTVHFGRIGTKGQTLIKSLDSPERALREAEKLITEKLRKGYQEQAGSITSG, via the coding sequence ATGGACCCAGTAATCCAACCCGTCACGTTCACTCAATTGCTGCAGAGCCACGATGGCGCCGCCGTGCCCATCGACGATGTATTGTTCCTGGCGCTGCCACTGCTGCGTCAGGTGGCACAGCTGCACGAACTGGGACGTGTCGCCCAGCTCGGTTATCTCGATGTGCTGCAAGGGCCGGAACGCACGCTGCAACTGCGTAACCCTGAAGGCGTGCCTCCACGGCTGGCGCTGGATGCGATCAAGCAAGTGCAGCCCAATCCGGAATCGGCTCTGAACGTCGTCGGCAAAGTCCGCCTGACCCGGGATTCGGAAAGCGGCGTGGCCATTACCGACCTGCAGGTCCAGGAGGACCTGCATCAGGCCATCGACCACCCGGTGTTCCTTCCGGACCTGCACAGTTGGGAGCATCGCCTCGGGCACCACGATGAGATCACCGACATATTCCAGCTCGGCCAGTTGCTGGCGTGCCTGGCGTGCGGGTTGGATTTTGCCGATATCAATGACGTCAAGACGTTTGCCCGGCACCGGCGCAATCTGTTCCAGCTCAATGGCCGGCTCAACCCGGTGCTGGCCAACCTGATCGTCGAGATGACGGAGCTCAACCGCCACGAACGTGCCACGGATGTGGGCTCGCTGGCGCGGCGCCTGGAGTCCTGGCGCGAACAGCCGGCCAGCTTGGATGTCGAGCGTGTGCTGGCCCAGGCTGAAGGCCCGGCATCGCGGCGTACGGTGGTGCTGGAACATCTGCGCAACCGCTTGTTTGACCTATCGCGGCGCAATCGCTTGCTGTATTTCCGGCCGACCCAGGCCAATGTCAATCTGACCGTGGCCAGCGTGCCGTTAGTGATGCGCATTGAAAGCATCCGGCCTGAAGCGCTGTGCACCTGGCAGCCGACCTTCGGCGGGTTTTCCGAACAAGTGCTGAGCGGCAAGCCCGTTGGCCTGCAACAGTGGCTGCGCTTTGAAGACCAGACTTGGTTGCAGGCGTCGCTGGAGCGCATCATTCAGGAAACCCGCCGCGACCGTGCCGAGTTCGGCTTCAGCAACCTGCGCCTGGTGGTGGCCTTCATGCGCTGGCACAACCTCAAGGACACGCCGGAAGAACGCATCGTCACCCCGCTGCTGTGGCTTCCAGTGGAGTTGAGTCGCAAAAAAGGCGTGCGTGACCAGTTCGTGTTGCAGTGCGACGAAACCGAGGCCGAATTCAACCCGGTCCTGCGCCATCAACTGCGTCAGCTCTACGATATCCAGTTGCCGGAAACCGTCGACCTGCAAAAGACTTCGCTGGAAGACATCCACGCCGATATTGCGCGCCAGATCAAACTGACCGAACCCGGCGTCGAGTTACGCCTGCAAAGCAAACCGCAAATCGAGCTGATCCACCAGAAGGCCGTGCAGCATCTGCACCACTTCCAACGCCGTCGTGCCCGCCAGCGCCTGTCGACGCCTTTGGTGAAACCGGATTTCAGCTACGACCGCGAAGATTTCCGTCCGCTGGGCCTGCAATGGTTCCAGCAGAAGGTCCTGCCCAGTGAGTTGCCGCTGCGCCTGGCCGTAGGCGCCAAACCTGTGCTGCGCAATCAACATCCTCAGATGGTTGCGAGCAGCGCCGAAAACAGCACCTTCGCCCTGCCCGAGAACCAGGGGCATCGCTACGCCTGGGACATCGACCTGACCCAGGTGACCCTGGCCAACTTCAACTATCGCAAGATGTCGCTGGTGCGTGACTATGCGCAGTTGATCGACGAGCCGGCGCAGAACGAAGCGTTTGACCGGATGTTCTCCATCGAGCCTCGCGATGTCGAGGTCCAGGCCCCCGACCCTATCCCACTCCCGGAACAGTGGAACGTGGTGGCCGGCGATGCGACACAAAATGCTGCCGTCAGCCTGGCCCGCACCGGACGCAACTTCATTATTCAGGGGCCGCCGGGCACGGGTAAATCCCAGACCATCACCAACCTGATCGCGGACTATGCCGGTCGCGGCCTGCGAGTGCTGTTTGTCTGCGAGAAACGTGCGGCACTGGACGTGGTATTCCATCGCCTGCAACAAAGTGAACTGGGCGACTTGTGCTGCCTGATCCATGACTCCCAGACCGATAAGAAAGCCTTCGTGGGTAACCTGCGCGAGTGCTATGAGCGTTGGATCGCCGGCGATGCGCAGTCGCCGCAGTTGCAAGCGCAGCGCGACACCTTACTGGCCGGCCTGAGCCAACAGCTGGGCTTGATCGAGCGTTTTGAACAGGCCATGACGGGCGTGCCGGAGTCCTTGGCATGCTCGGTACGCGAGCTGGTGCGTCATCTGATCGAGCTGCCGCCCGTGGTTGCCAAGCTACCACCCGAAGCCTTGGAGCGTCTGCCCGAATGGCGTCATTGGCAGGCCCAAAGCGAGCTGACCGGCCGCGTGTATCAGGCGATCAAAGAACGTTTCGGCCTTGACAGCTTTGCACGGCATCCTTTCAGCCGCTTGGCCTCAAGCCTGATTACCCATGAACATGCGTATGGTCAACTCAAGGCATTCCTGGATGAAGCCAGTGGGTTGATGGACAGTGTCGAACTGTTTCTGGAGTCATCGTCGAGCCTACTGTCCGGGAATACTCGCCTGGCAGATGCGTGCGTACTGACCCAGGCCGCCGAGCAACTGACCAGCGCCAACCTGGCCGCGCACCTCGATCTGCTAGAGCCTGGCTCATCAGGCTCTCAAGCGCTGCATGCGGAACAGGCGGCGTTGCAGGCACTGGCTGTACAGCAACACAACGCCCGCGAATCCACCCACCACTGGCGTGAAAAACTGGCGCCGCAAGACACCCAGGCGGCCCTTGAGCTGGTACAGCGGTTGGAAAGCTCGCCGCTGCGTTGGCTGCAACCCTCCTGGTGGCGGCTGCGCGGTGAATTGCAACGACGCTACGACTTCAGCCAGCACGCGATTCGCCCGAGTTTGCGCAGTGTGCTCGACAACCTGGCGGGTGAGCACCGCGCCACGGCCGAGTTACACGCCGAGCAGCAACGCTTGCAAAGCCGTTATGGCATCCCGGACATCGACCTGTTCGTGCACAACCTGCAAGCCCTGCTCCAGCAGCTCAGCGCATCACCGCTGTTGCGCCAGTGGGTCGAGAGCCTGCGGGGTAACCCGGACGCCCTCCCCGGCGTGCGCCAGGAAGCCAGCCTGCGTCAGCCGTTGGCGCGCCTGGCCGAGCTGGTCGCGCAACATTGTGTGTTCGACCTCGCGCCAAGCCTGGGCGAGTTGGCGGAATACCTGCGCGATCTGCGTGAAGAACTCGACGAACTGCCCGATACCCTGCCCCTGCTCAATGAGCTGCACCAGGCCAATCCTGTCTGCCTCGCGGTCGTGCAACAGTACGCCTTGGCGCAACGTGCACTGGACGGCTTGATTGCCCAGGAAAACCTGACCCGCCTGTACCGCGCCAACCCACAGCTGGCCCGCTTCGATGGCCCGGCCTTGAGTTTGGCCGCGCGCCAGGTCAGCCAGGCAGAAAGCAACCTGCTCAAAGGCAACGCTCATGTGCTCAGCGCGACGCTGCACCAGCGTTTTCTGGAGCATGTGAAGCAATCGGCGATGTCGGTGACGCAACTGGACGCCCAGGCGCGCGAGTTCAAGAAAGCCTACGCCAAGGGTCGCCGTGAACTGGAGCATGAGCTGGGCAAGACCATGCGCTATCGCTCCATTCGTGAAATGGCCAGTGGTGACAGTGGCCGGGTGATCAACGACCTCAAGCCCATCTGGTTGATGAGTCCGCTGTCGGTGTCCGACACCCTGCCATTGACGCCGGACCTGTTTGACGTGGTGATTTTCGACGAAGCCAGCCAGATACCCAGCGAAGAAGCCGTGCCGGCCCTGAGCCGTGCGCAGCAGGTGATTGTGGTGGGTGACGAGATGCAGTTGCCACCGACCAACTTCTTCTCCAGTGCCGGCGACCAGGACGATAACGAACTGATTGCCATGGAGGACGGCGAACAGATCGCTATCAACCTGGATGCCGACAGCCTGCTCAGCCAAGCCGCGCGTAACCTGCCGGCGACCCTGCTGGCGTGGCACTACCGCAGCCGCCACGAAGCCTTGATCAGTTTCTCCAACGCAGCGTTCTATGAAGGGCGGTTGATCACCATTCCCGACCGTCGTATCGAGCGCCCTGCCCCGGCCCACGCCGCACTGGACTCCACGGATACCGAGGCCGTGATCCAAGGTGCCGACACGCTGTTGGAAAGCCCGATCAGCTTCTTGAAGATGAGCGACGGTGTCTATCTCAGCCGCAGCAACCTGGCCGAAGCACGCTATATCGCCAACCTGGTGCGTGAACTGCTGCAACGCGAGACCGGCCTGAGCCTGGGCATCGTGGCGTTTTCCGAGGCCCAGCAAGGCGCCATCGAGCAGGCGTTGGAAGACTTGGCCAGCAGCGACTCGGCCTTTGCCACACGGCTTGAGCGCGAGTATGTGCGTGAAGATGCCGGGCAATTCAATGGCCTTTTCGTCAAGAACCTGGAAAACGTCCAGGGGGACGAGCGTGATGTGATCATCCTGAGCATCTGCTACGCGCCAGGGCCGAACGGCAAGATGTTGATGAACTTCGGCCCGATCAATCAGCGTGGCGGGGAAAAACGCCTGAATGTGATCTTCAGTCGCGCCCGCAAGCGCATGGCGATCGTCTCCAGCATTGAGTCCGAGGCCATCACCAACACCCACAACGATGGTGCCGCTGCATTGCGTGCGTTCCTGCAGTTTGCCCAGGCCAGTGCCACTGGGGATGCGCCGCGCTCCCAAGGCATCCTCGCCAACCTCAACCCAGGCGCCAAGCAATCCTTTGCCGTCAGCCTGCCCAAGGACCACCTGCGCAGCGCCCTCGCCGCCGCGTTGCGCAAACGCGGGCATTCGGTCCAGGAATATGTCGGGCGTTCGCAGTTCCGCTGTGACCTGGCGATCAGTGACGCCAGCGGCGAACACTTCAGCCTCGGCGTGCTGCTGGACGGCGACACCGCAGCGGCCACGGACGTGCGTGAGCGCTACATCTTCCGCCCGACGGTGCTGCGCAGTTTCGGCTGGAAGATCATCGACGTGCTTAGCCATGACTGGCTGCGCGATCCGGAGGACGTACTCAATCGCATCGAATCGCTCCTGCGAGGTGAGGAAGCCCCTGCGCTGCCAGAACCGGAACAGGTAGAGGAAAGCGTCGAGATCGAGGCTGAGTCACCTGTCACCGCTGAAGCGACACCCTTGATGCGCGAGTTCACCTTCGGTGAAGGCAACTCAAACAAGTTCTGGCGTATTGGTGTCGCAGAGGCCGAGGTGACGGTGCATTTTGGCCGTATCGGCACCAAGGGTCAGACCCTGATCAAGTCCCTCGACAGCCCTGAACGTGCTTTGCGTGAAGCGGAAAAGCTGATCACGGAGAAACTGCGCAAAGGGTATCAAGAGCAGGCGGGTTCAATCACCTCGGGGTGA
- a CDS encoding M48 family metalloprotease → MSTPALDISSLTPLPYHQRVVDYLKTHEPAVWEWASSLGVQQEHAQDVRAQLLRDTYRLSPETHPQAYQACETALQCLQIKAPATLYQAGDGAMNASLYYLAEEVHVVFYGPILERLDAQELLALLGHELAHYRLWSEHGGDFLTAERILNHAMADVNTPPSLEQTARLYSLHTEIYADRGAALVANGSEASITSLVKIHTGIVSVDAASYLKQARELDGKDAQLSQGVSHPETFLRSQAVDSWWQQLPQTDNWLDRRLRGPLSLNRLDVTDQVELTTLTRGFMAHFIGSPLLQSEVVLNQVRGFFPDWKDNETPLDLTTLNSERIDTSIHEYLHFIMLDLSLVDRDLRDEALLHAARTAKKLGSADDFISVLKRDIKLPKRELDPLVRALKAEVDTWTQ, encoded by the coding sequence ATGAGTACCCCTGCGCTGGATATCAGCAGCCTGACGCCATTGCCATACCACCAGCGTGTGGTCGACTACCTGAAAACCCATGAACCTGCCGTGTGGGAATGGGCCTCGTCCTTGGGCGTTCAGCAGGAACACGCCCAGGATGTACGTGCGCAATTGCTGCGTGACACTTATCGCTTGAGCCCCGAGACCCATCCGCAGGCTTATCAGGCCTGTGAAACCGCATTGCAGTGTTTGCAGATCAAGGCACCCGCCACCCTTTACCAAGCTGGCGACGGCGCGATGAACGCGAGCCTGTATTACTTGGCCGAAGAAGTGCATGTGGTGTTTTATGGGCCGATTCTTGAGCGTCTCGACGCCCAGGAACTGCTGGCATTGCTCGGGCATGAGCTGGCTCATTACCGGCTGTGGTCGGAGCACGGTGGTGACTTTCTCACCGCCGAGCGGATTCTCAATCACGCCATGGCCGACGTGAATACGCCGCCCAGCCTGGAACAGACTGCACGTCTGTACAGCCTGCACACCGAAATCTATGCCGACCGCGGCGCAGCACTGGTGGCCAACGGGTCAGAGGCGTCGATTACCTCGCTGGTCAAGATTCACACCGGCATCGTCAGCGTCGATGCGGCCAGTTACTTGAAGCAGGCCCGCGAGCTGGATGGTAAGGATGCCCAGCTGTCCCAGGGCGTCTCCCATCCGGAGACGTTTTTGCGCTCCCAGGCGGTGGACAGCTGGTGGCAGCAACTCCCGCAGACGGATAACTGGCTGGATCGCCGGTTGCGCGGGCCCTTGTCGCTCAATCGCCTGGATGTGACCGACCAGGTCGAGTTGACCACCCTCACCCGCGGCTTTATGGCCCATTTCATCGGCTCCCCGCTGTTGCAATCCGAGGTTGTGCTCAATCAGGTACGTGGATTTTTCCCGGACTGGAAAGACAACGAAACGCCGCTCGACCTGACGACGTTGAATTCCGAGCGCATCGACACCAGCATCCATGAATACCTGCACTTCATCATGCTCGACCTGAGCCTGGTGGACCGCGACTTGCGGGACGAGGCTCTGCTGCATGCCGCGCGCACCGCGAAGAAACTCGGCAGCGCCGATGACTTTATCAGCGTGCTCAAGCGCGATATCAAACTACCCAAACGTGAGCTCGACCCGCTCGTTCGCGCGCTCAAAGCGGAGGTCGACACATGGACCCAGTAA
- a CDS encoding DUF262 domain-containing protein encodes MQSSLNLQSLLADKQVIVPDYQRAYAWETPSDSSRSSQVDVFLADLERHQLSHSCSPYYLGHFLFERTDDKLHIIDGQQRLTTITLFLQALFTQLRSLRELNDDEKRCFSDLIRCGHMLRFQTVNYDRQLMNAVVHGGEKVDVSGLETKSAQRILRAFNYFTEQLRHQPEAWLVTMLRVLSQARCTAHIVRDRAEAIQMFIFQNNRGKRPSNLEVTKAQFMYAVHLRAEDEHLRENMIEDINTRFGRIYKSIASIGYRIDEDDILLYTLRVYRNSLWESTPLEMIEQALVGDEPLTFIQKFVQLLESSFIYLSVFFGKDEKAHFAIHSLVSLGSLAIALPFIIKAYRQVMPITDITALCSAFESLLLRHRLIGSRADLTSRLNDVFELFCEQDADIQPLLKRIAYLKTVERGWWAYWNDMKLEEALHGEISHATARHLLWKYEVYLGGNGQRGYRPHRFDRIDRPELEHIAPRSEPVCTPHGYGEYSEDFKSGYLNCLGNYLLLSKSHNCAVGKIAFASKLATYNHSAQQREILAFLTEDRLWGMDAIDKRHERIVRVLMAQL; translated from the coding sequence TTGCAATCGTCCCTGAACCTCCAGAGCCTATTAGCTGACAAGCAAGTCATCGTTCCCGACTATCAACGCGCCTACGCTTGGGAAACGCCTTCAGACAGTAGCCGGTCTTCGCAGGTCGACGTGTTTCTTGCTGACCTTGAACGCCATCAACTCAGCCATAGCTGTTCGCCCTATTACTTAGGGCATTTCCTTTTCGAGCGCACTGACGACAAGCTCCACATTATCGACGGTCAACAACGGCTAACGACCATTACCCTTTTTCTTCAAGCATTGTTCACTCAGTTGCGCAGCCTTCGTGAACTGAACGACGATGAAAAACGCTGCTTTTCCGACCTGATCCGTTGTGGACATATGCTACGTTTCCAAACGGTTAACTATGATCGTCAGTTGATGAACGCCGTAGTACACGGTGGAGAAAAGGTTGATGTTAGCGGGCTGGAAACCAAATCGGCTCAGCGTATTCTGCGTGCCTTCAATTATTTTACTGAGCAACTGCGTCACCAGCCAGAAGCCTGGCTGGTGACGATGCTCAGAGTGTTGTCTCAAGCCCGTTGCACGGCACATATCGTGCGAGACAGGGCAGAGGCCATTCAGATGTTTATTTTCCAGAACAACCGGGGGAAACGCCCTTCGAATCTCGAGGTCACCAAGGCACAATTTATGTATGCAGTTCATCTGCGCGCAGAGGATGAACATCTCCGAGAAAACATGATTGAGGACATCAACACTCGCTTCGGGCGTATCTACAAGTCCATCGCATCTATCGGCTATCGGATTGATGAAGACGATATTCTGCTTTATACCTTGCGGGTCTACCGCAATTCGCTCTGGGAAAGCACCCCACTTGAAATGATTGAGCAGGCGTTGGTCGGCGACGAACCGCTAACCTTCATCCAGAAGTTTGTACAGTTACTGGAGTCGAGTTTTATTTACCTGTCAGTTTTTTTCGGCAAAGACGAGAAGGCTCATTTCGCGATTCACTCCCTGGTCAGCCTCGGTTCGTTGGCGATCGCGCTGCCATTCATCATCAAGGCATATCGCCAAGTCATGCCTATAACAGACATTACCGCATTGTGCTCGGCTTTCGAGAGTCTGTTATTACGACATCGTCTGATAGGCAGCCGCGCAGATCTGACATCACGACTCAACGATGTCTTCGAACTATTTTGTGAACAGGATGCGGATATCCAGCCGTTGCTGAAGCGTATCGCGTATTTGAAAACGGTGGAAAGAGGCTGGTGGGCATACTGGAATGACATGAAACTTGAAGAGGCGCTACACGGTGAAATCAGCCATGCCACTGCCCGGCATTTGCTGTGGAAGTATGAAGTTTATCTGGGAGGAAATGGTCAGCGTGGTTACCGCCCGCATCGCTTCGACCGTATAGATAGACCGGAATTAGAGCATATCGCTCCACGCAGTGAACCAGTTTGCACGCCTCATGGTTACGGAGAATATAGTGAAGACTTCAAAAGCGGATATCTGAATTGTCTGGGTAACTATTTGTTATTGTCGAAATCGCATAATTGTGCAGTAGGCAAAATCGCCTTTGCAAGCAAGTTGGCGACCTATAACCACAGTGCTCAACAGCGCGAGATATTGGCATTCTTGACCGAAGACAGATTATGGGGGATGGATGCCATTGATAAGCGTCATGAGCGGATTGTTCGGGTGCTGATGGCTCAACTGTAA
- a CDS encoding SMEK domain-containing protein — MLAREQLLKRIAEHLSRLSVQTELLGKIHFFDLNIAAEHFYASLLNQVYGCDLVNLNHAQMNAAAIDLADQSRSLAVQVTSQRSAQKIKKTLDKFAKHGLGTSYTTLKIVIIGKRTGTYSTVSVPTGVAFDGKADVIDNVSLIKDVSLKSVRELQCILDLMESELNYSQAAASIMDKTDKDALLCLRNLMDRSAFQDPWDLEVSYPKFRSTITDLIETINTGRSEGVLITKPRFVYEDHALAEHLNALCTQLRALRQLFQLHVKSGEIDLNANACKFHIPESGAAFDAQRNAIIAGFNAITAPYGLKPLPNIS, encoded by the coding sequence ATGCTAGCTCGTGAACAACTGCTTAAACGCATCGCCGAACACCTTTCCCGTCTCAGCGTGCAAACTGAACTACTTGGAAAAATACATTTCTTCGACCTTAATATCGCGGCAGAACACTTTTATGCGAGTCTTCTTAATCAAGTGTATGGGTGTGATCTTGTCAATCTCAATCATGCCCAGATGAACGCCGCAGCGATCGACTTGGCCGATCAAAGCCGGAGTCTGGCAGTTCAGGTTACATCCCAGCGTAGTGCGCAGAAGATCAAAAAGACGTTGGACAAATTCGCTAAACATGGACTGGGAACCAGCTACACAACTTTGAAAATTGTGATAATAGGCAAGCGAACAGGCACCTACAGTACTGTATCAGTTCCGACCGGTGTCGCCTTTGACGGCAAGGCTGACGTCATCGACAATGTGTCTTTAATCAAAGATGTTTCCCTGAAGTCGGTTAGGGAGCTCCAGTGCATCCTAGATCTAATGGAGAGTGAGCTCAACTATAGTCAGGCTGCTGCATCCATCATGGATAAAACTGATAAAGATGCTCTTTTATGTTTGCGTAACTTAATGGACCGATCCGCCTTCCAGGACCCATGGGACTTAGAAGTAAGTTATCCAAAATTCCGGAGTACTATCACCGACCTTATTGAGACAATCAATACAGGGCGATCCGAAGGGGTGCTAATCACCAAGCCTCGATTTGTCTACGAAGATCATGCACTTGCTGAACACCTGAATGCGCTCTGCACTCAGCTGCGAGCGCTACGTCAGTTGTTTCAGCTTCATGTCAAAAGCGGCGAAATTGACTTAAACGCAAATGCTTGCAAGTTCCATATTCCTGAGTCTGGAGCGGCTTTCGATGCGCAACGTAATGCAATCATCGCTGGATTCAATGCCATAACGGCGCCGTACGGCCTCAAGCCATTACCCAACATTAGCTGA